Proteins from a single region of Nomia melanderi isolate GNS246 chromosome 11, iyNomMela1, whole genome shotgun sequence:
- the RfC4 gene encoding replication factor C subunit RfC4 gives MAGTSTGEEAMDIDIIPSTSNTNPKTKDKTDKSTHLPWIEKYRPHVFSDIVGNTDTVSRLSVFAQHGNCPNIIISGPPGVGKTTTILCLARILLGPVFKEAVLELNASNERGIDVVRNKIKMFAQKKVNLPKGKHKIIILDEADSMTDGAQQALRRTMEIYSNTTRFALACNNSEKIIEPIQSRCAMLRYGKLSDAQILSKVLEVCAKENISHTDDGLSAIVFTAQGDMRQALNNLQSTYNGFGHVNSENVFKVCDEPHPLLVKEMLEFCTDGNISKAYSVMEHLWKMGYSAEDLISNIFRVCKNLSIEETLKLDFVKEIGITHLGIVDGINSLLQMNSLLARLCKRAIQS, from the exons ATGGCAGGTACTAGTACCGGCGAAGAAGCAATGGACATAGATATTATACCATCGACAAGCAATACTAATCCAAAAACTAAAGATAAAACTGATAAATCTACACACTTACCATG GATTGAGAAATATCGACCACATGTTTTTTCGGACATCGTTGGGAATACAGATACAGTGTCTAGACTCTCTGTTTTTGCACAACATGGAAATTgtccaaatattattatatctggACCACCGGGAGTTGGTAAAACTACAACGATTTTATGTTTAGCACGTATTTTATTAGGGCCAGTCTTTAAAGAAGCAGTACTAGAACTGAATGCTTCAAACGAAAGAGGAATAGATGTTGTCAGGAATAAGATCAAAATGTTTGCTCAGAAGAAG GTAAACCTTCCAAAAGGTAAACataagataataatattagatGAAGCTGATAGTATGACTGATGGTGCGCAACAAGCATTGAGAAGAACAATGGAAATATATAGTAATACAACGAGATTTGCGTTGGCTTGTAATAATAGTGAGAAAATTATTGAACCTATACAATCACGTTGTGCCATGTTGAGGTATGGAAAGTTATCGGATGCACAAATATTGTCAAAAGTTCTTGAAGTTTGTGCAAAAGAAAAt ATTTCACATACAGATGATGGCCTTTCAGCAATAGTATTCACCGCTCAAGGTGACATGAGACAGGCCTTGAATAATTTACAATCAACATACAATGGTTTTGGACATGTAAATAGTGAAAATGTCTTTAAAGTTTGTGATGAACCTCATCCTTTACTTGTTAAAGAAATGctagagttttgtacagatgGGAACATTTCAAAAGCATATTCA GTAATGGAGCATTTATGGAAAATGGGCTATTCTGCAGAAGatttaattagtaatatattcAGAGTTTGTAAAAACCTTTCAATtgaagaaacattaaaattagattttgtaaag GAAATTGGAATAACACATCTGGGAATAGTAGATGGAATTAACAGTTTATTACAGATGAATAGTCTGTTAGCTCGTCTTTGTAAGAGAGCTATACAGAGTTGA